A window from Theobroma cacao cultivar B97-61/B2 chromosome 3, Criollo_cocoa_genome_V2, whole genome shotgun sequence encodes these proteins:
- the LOC18606649 gene encoding uncharacterized protein LOC18606649, whose amino-acid sequence MSGTSCPNASYAMAGLRPNGNHHQAKRNDKCCYFQMPLHYPRYKKSDYENMPERQLDCLLNEYGLPVIGDVNQKRKFAMGAFLWPSQNE is encoded by the coding sequence ATGAGCGGAACAAGCTGCCCCAACGCCTCGTATGCAATGGCTGGGTTAAGGCCTAATGGGAACCATCACCAAGCAAAGAGGAATGATAAGTGCTGTTACTTTCAGATGCCACTTCACTATCCAAGGTACAAGAAGAGTGACTACGAGAACATGCCCGAGCGGCAGCTGGACTGCCTGCTTAATGAGTATGGGCTGCCCGTCATTGGAGATGTCAACCAAAAGAGAAAGTTTGCTATGGGAGCCTTTCTCTGGCCTTCCCAGAATGAATAG